From Mycobacterium lacus, one genomic window encodes:
- the fadD6 gene encoding long-chain-acyl-CoA synthetase FadD6, protein MRLRPVRPLEVDVSTRVSLTDIASRVPGVLADLPVIMRGARTGLLVQPRSKASIGTVFQDRAARYGGRIFLKFGRFGDQQITYREANATANRYAAVLAARGVGPGDVVGIMLRNSPNTVLAMLATVKCGAIAGMVNYHHRGDVLAHSLGLLDAKVLIAQSDLVGFVGECGASSGEVLTVEDLERFAATAPATNPVSASAVRARDTAFYIFTSGTTGFPKASVMTHQRWLRALAVFGGMGLRLKGSDTLYSCLPLYHNNALTVAMSSVINSGATLALGTSFSASRFWDEVIDSGATAFVYIGEVCRYLLNQPRKPTDRAHRVRVIAGNGLRPEIWGDFTTRFGIGRVCEFYAASEGNSAFVNIFNVPGTTGISPMPLAYVEYDPDTGAPLRDASGRVRRVAAGEPGLLLSPVNRLQPFDGYTDPVASEKKLVRNAFRQGDCWFNTGDVMSPQGMGHAAFVDRLGDTFRWKGENVATTQVEAALASDASVEECTVYGVEVPRTGGRAGMAAIKLREGAGFDGQSMARAVYGRLPGYALPLFVRLVKSLEHTTTFKSRKVELREQAYGPGVEDPLYVLAGRDEGYVPYYDGYPDEVSSGKRPRG, encoded by the coding sequence ATGCGCTTGAGGCCTGTGCGCCCGCTTGAGGTCGACGTGTCCACCCGGGTCAGCCTGACCGACATCGCATCCCGGGTGCCGGGCGTACTGGCCGACTTGCCGGTGATCATGCGCGGGGCGCGGACCGGGCTGCTGGTCCAGCCCAGGTCCAAGGCGTCGATCGGCACGGTTTTCCAGGACCGGGCGGCTCGCTATGGTGGCCGGATCTTCCTCAAGTTCGGGAGGTTTGGCGACCAGCAAATCACCTACCGCGAGGCCAATGCGACCGCCAACCGGTACGCCGCGGTGCTGGCCGCGCGCGGTGTCGGCCCCGGCGACGTCGTGGGGATCATGCTGCGCAATTCGCCCAACACCGTGCTGGCGATGTTGGCCACGGTCAAGTGCGGCGCCATTGCCGGGATGGTCAACTACCACCACCGCGGCGACGTGCTGGCCCACAGCCTGGGCCTGCTTGACGCCAAGGTATTGATTGCCCAGTCCGACTTGGTCGGCTTCGTCGGCGAATGTGGCGCCTCGAGCGGCGAGGTCCTGACCGTCGAGGACCTGGAGCGATTCGCCGCGACCGCGCCCGCCACCAACCCGGTTTCGGCCTCGGCGGTGCGGGCCAGGGACACCGCGTTCTACATTTTCACCTCGGGCACGACCGGATTCCCCAAGGCCAGTGTGATGACGCACCAACGGTGGCTGCGTGCGCTGGCCGTGTTCGGCGGGATGGGGTTGCGGCTGAAGGGCTCCGACACGCTCTACAGCTGCCTGCCGCTATATCACAACAATGCGCTGACCGTGGCGATGTCGTCGGTGATCAATTCCGGGGCGACGCTGGCGCTGGGCACGTCGTTTTCCGCGTCGCGATTCTGGGACGAAGTGATTGACAGCGGGGCCACCGCGTTTGTCTACATCGGCGAGGTGTGCCGGTATCTACTCAACCAACCGCGCAAGCCCACCGACCGGGCGCACCGGGTCCGTGTGATCGCCGGTAACGGGCTGCGGCCGGAGATCTGGGGCGATTTCACGACGCGGTTCGGTATCGGGCGGGTGTGCGAGTTCTACGCCGCCAGCGAGGGCAACTCCGCTTTCGTCAACATCTTCAATGTGCCTGGGACCACCGGCATCTCACCGATGCCATTGGCCTATGTGGAGTACGACCCGGACACCGGCGCTCCGCTGCGGGATGCGAGCGGACGGGTGCGGCGAGTGGCCGCCGGTGAGCCCGGCCTGTTGCTCAGCCCCGTCAATCGGCTGCAGCCCTTCGACGGCTACACCGACCCGGTGGCCAGCGAAAAGAAGTTGGTGCGCAACGCTTTCCGTCAGGGCGACTGTTGGTTCAACACCGGCGACGTGATGAGCCCCCAGGGCATGGGTCATGCCGCATTCGTTGACCGGCTGGGCGACACCTTCCGCTGGAAGGGTGAGAACGTCGCCACCACTCAGGTCGAAGCGGCGTTGGCCTCCGACGCATCCGTCGAGGAGTGCACGGTCTATGGCGTCGAGGTTCCGCGCACCGGCGGCCGCGCTGGCATGGCCGCGATCAAGCTGCGCGAAGGCGCCGGGTTCGACGGCCAATCCATGGCCCGTGCGGTGTACGGCCGGCTACCCGGCTATGCGCTGCCGCTGTTCGTACGGCTGGTGAAGTCGCTAGAGCACACGACGACGTTCAAGAGTCGCAAGGTGGAGCTGCGTGAGCAGGCCTATGGTCCCGGCGTCGAGGACCCGCTGTACGTTCTGGCCGGCCGCGACGAGGGCTACGTGCCGTACTACGACGGATACCCCGACGAGGTTTCGTCCGGTAAGCGACCGCGGGGCTAG
- the folP gene encoding dihydropteroate synthase: MAIINRTPDSFFDKGATFSEGAARDAVHRAIADGADVIDVGGVKAGPGQSVDTDTEIARLVPFIEWLRAAYPDQLISVDTWRSEVARLACAAGADLVNDSWGGIDPAMPQVAAEFGAGLVCAHTGGALPRTRPFRVSYGTTTRGVVDDVIRQVTAAAERAVAAGVARDRVLIDPTHDFGKNTFHGLLLLRHADELVKSGWPVLMSLSNKDFIGETLGVQLTERVEGTLAATALAAAAGARMFRVHQVAATRRVLEMVAAIQGTRPPTRTVRGLA; the protein is encoded by the coding sequence ATGGCGATCATCAACCGCACTCCGGACTCATTTTTCGATAAGGGTGCGACCTTCAGCGAGGGAGCTGCCAGGGACGCCGTGCACCGGGCCATCGCCGACGGTGCCGACGTGATCGACGTCGGCGGTGTCAAGGCCGGACCAGGCCAGAGCGTCGATACCGACACCGAGATCGCCCGGCTGGTGCCGTTCATCGAATGGCTCCGCGCTGCCTACCCGGACCAGCTGATCAGCGTCGACACCTGGCGCTCGGAGGTGGCCAGGCTCGCCTGCGCGGCGGGCGCGGACCTGGTCAACGACAGCTGGGGTGGCATCGACCCCGCCATGCCGCAGGTGGCCGCCGAGTTCGGCGCGGGCCTGGTGTGTGCGCACACCGGCGGCGCGCTGCCGCGCACGCGTCCTTTCCGGGTGAGCTACGGCACGACCACCCGCGGGGTGGTGGACGACGTGATTCGGCAGGTCACCGCCGCCGCCGAGCGGGCGGTCGCCGCCGGAGTCGCCCGCGACCGGGTGCTGATCGATCCGACGCATGATTTCGGCAAGAACACCTTCCACGGGCTGCTCCTGTTGCGTCACGCGGACGAACTTGTCAAGAGCGGCTGGCCTGTGCTGATGTCTTTGAGCAACAAGGACTTCATCGGAGAGACTTTGGGCGTGCAGTTGACCGAACGCGTTGAGGGGACACTGGCGGCCACCGCGCTGGCGGCGGCGGCCGGAGCACGCATGTTTCGGGTGCACCAGGTTGCGGCCACCCGGCGGGTGCTGGAAATGGTCGCCGCCATCCAGGGGACCCGCCCACCGACGCGCACGGTGAGAGGGCTGGCATGA
- a CDS encoding glucosyl-3-phosphoglycerate synthase, producing the protein MTASELVARDIAGDGALAARPGDIWLSDRTWSRPGWTIAELVAAKDGRTISVVLPALDEEDTIESVIDSISPLVDGLVDELIVLDSGSTDDTEIRAVAAGARVVSREQALPELPTRAGKGEALWRSLAAASGDIVVFVDSDLINPHPMFVPWLVGPLLTGEGIHLVKGFYRRPLNVTDGAAPGGGAVATGGGRVTELVARPLLAALRPELGWVLQPLSGEYAGTRELLTSLPFAPGYGVEIGLLVDTFERLGLDAIAQVNLGVRAHRNRPLSELGAMSRQVIATLLSRCGIPDSGVGLTQFLADGDVYTEHTWPVSLADRPPMNRLRPR; encoded by the coding sequence ATGACTGCATCTGAGTTGGTCGCCCGCGACATCGCCGGTGACGGAGCCCTCGCCGCACGACCTGGGGACATCTGGCTGTCCGACCGCACCTGGAGCCGTCCCGGCTGGACGATCGCGGAGTTGGTGGCGGCCAAGGACGGGCGCACGATCTCGGTGGTGCTGCCGGCACTCGACGAGGAAGACACCATCGAATCGGTGATCGACAGCATCTCGCCGCTGGTGGACGGGCTGGTCGACGAGCTGATCGTGCTGGACTCGGGCTCCACCGACGACACCGAGATCCGAGCCGTCGCCGCCGGCGCCCGCGTCGTCAGCCGAGAGCAGGCGTTACCCGAGCTCCCGACGCGGGCCGGCAAGGGTGAGGCGCTGTGGCGCTCGCTTGCGGCCGCCAGCGGTGACATCGTGGTGTTTGTCGATTCCGACCTGATCAACCCGCACCCGATGTTCGTGCCGTGGCTGGTCGGCCCCTTGCTCACCGGCGAGGGGATTCACCTGGTCAAGGGCTTTTACCGACGGCCGTTAAATGTCACTGACGGCGCCGCCCCAGGCGGCGGCGCGGTTGCAACGGGCGGTGGACGGGTCACCGAGCTGGTGGCGCGGCCGTTGTTGGCGGCGCTGCGGCCGGAGCTGGGCTGGGTGCTGCAGCCGCTGAGCGGCGAGTACGCGGGCACCCGGGAGCTGCTGACATCGCTGCCGTTCGCCCCTGGCTACGGGGTGGAGATCGGCCTGCTGGTCGATACTTTCGAGCGGCTGGGGCTGGACGCGATCGCGCAGGTCAACCTTGGCGTGCGGGCCCACCGCAACCGGCCGCTGAGCGAGCTGGGGGCGATGAGCCGCCAGGTCATCGCGACCCTGCTCTCACGTTGCGGGATCCCCGATTCCGGCGTCGGGCTGACCCAGTTCCTCGCCGACGGCGACGTCTATACGGAGCACACCTGGCCGGTGTCGCTGGCGGATCGCCCGCCGATGAATAGGCTGCGGCCGCGCTGA
- a CDS encoding DivIVA domain-containing protein, with the protein MALVLLYLVVLVLVAIVLFGAASLLFGRGEQLPPLPRATTATILPAYGITGADVDAVKFTQVLRGYKTSEVDWVLDRLGRELEALRGQLAAIHASSAAKTEPAAGEPEDGGERQDTM; encoded by the coding sequence GTGGCGTTGGTGTTGCTGTACTTGGTGGTGCTGGTCCTGGTCGCGATCGTGTTGTTCGGCGCGGCCAGCCTGCTGTTCGGCCGCGGCGAGCAGCTGCCGCCCCTGCCGCGGGCAACGACGGCGACGATCCTGCCCGCGTACGGGATCACCGGCGCCGACGTCGACGCGGTCAAGTTCACGCAGGTCCTGCGCGGCTACAAGACCAGCGAGGTGGACTGGGTGCTCGACCGGCTCGGTCGTGAGCTTGAGGCGCTCCGTGGCCAGCTGGCCGCGATCCACGCCTCGTCGGCCGCCAAGACCGAGCCTGCTGCCGGGGAACCTGAGGACGGCGGGGAGCGTCAGGACACGATGTGA
- the tag gene encoding DNA-3-methyladenine glycosylase I: protein MYRSYHDHEWGRPLHGGVALFERMSLEAFQSGLSWLIILRKRENFRRAFSGFDIEQVARYTEADVQRLLADDGIVRNRAKIEATIANARAAADLGSSEDLSELLWSFAPPPRPRPADLSEIPSASAESKAMARELKRRGFRFVGPTTAYALMQATGMVDDHIRDCWVPPMAP from the coding sequence ATGTACCGCAGCTATCACGACCACGAGTGGGGCCGCCCGCTGCACGGCGGGGTGGCACTGTTCGAACGGATGAGCCTGGAGGCCTTCCAGAGCGGCCTGTCGTGGCTGATCATCTTGCGCAAGCGGGAGAACTTCCGGCGCGCGTTCTCTGGATTCGACATCGAGCAGGTCGCCCGCTATACCGAGGCCGACGTGCAACGGCTGCTGGCCGATGACGGAATCGTCCGCAACCGGGCCAAGATCGAGGCGACGATCGCCAACGCGCGTGCGGCCGCCGACCTGGGGTCGTCCGAAGACTTGTCCGAGCTGCTGTGGTCTTTCGCGCCGCCACCCCGGCCCCGGCCTGCCGACCTATCCGAAATTCCTTCGGCCAGTGCGGAATCGAAGGCTATGGCGCGGGAGTTGAAGCGGCGCGGGTTCCGCTTCGTCGGGCCCACTACCGCGTACGCGCTGATGCAGGCGACCGGGATGGTCGACGACCACATCCGCGATTGCTGGGTGCCTCCGATGGCCCCATGA
- a CDS encoding DUF3117 domain-containing protein: protein MAAMKPRTGDGPLEATKEGRGIVMRVPLEGGGRLVVELTPDEAAALGDELKGVTG, encoded by the coding sequence ATGGCGGCGATGAAGCCCCGGACCGGAGACGGTCCTCTGGAAGCGACAAAGGAGGGGCGCGGCATCGTGATGCGGGTACCACTCGAGGGTGGGGGTCGTCTGGTCGTCGAGCTGACGCCCGACGAAGCCGCCGCACTCGGTGACGAGCTCAAGGGCGTGACTGGCTAA
- the glgA gene encoding glycogen synthase, which produces MRVAMMTREYPPEVYGGAGVHVTELVSQLRRLCAVDVHCMGAPRPGAIAHQPDPRLSRANAALSTLSSDLVMANAAHAATVVHSHTWYTGLAGHLTKLLYDIPHVLTAHSLEPMRPWKTEQLGGGYRVSTWVERTAVLAADAIIAVSCGMRDDMLRVYPTLDPNSVHVIRNGIDTDVWYPAEPAGTESVLAELGVDPHRPMVAFVGRITRQKGVAHLLAAAHRFRPDIQLVLCAGAPDTPEIADEVRSAVAELARNRTGVFWIRDILPIGKLREIFSAATVFACPSVYEPLGIVNLEAMACATAVVASDVGGIPEVVADGTTGSLVHYDAADPSGYQARLAEAVNALVADPARAERYGHAGRQRCVEEFSWAHIAEQTLDIYRKVCE; this is translated from the coding sequence ATGCGGGTGGCGATGATGACACGGGAGTACCCACCGGAGGTCTACGGCGGGGCCGGGGTACACGTCACCGAATTGGTATCCCAACTGCGCCGGCTGTGCGCGGTCGACGTGCACTGCATGGGTGCGCCCCGCCCGGGTGCTATCGCTCATCAGCCCGACCCGCGCCTGAGCCGCGCCAACGCGGCGCTGTCCACTTTGTCGTCAGACCTGGTGATGGCCAACGCCGCGCACGCGGCCACCGTTGTGCATTCACACACTTGGTACACCGGCCTGGCGGGGCATCTGACCAAGTTGCTCTACGACATCCCGCACGTCCTGACCGCGCATTCGCTCGAGCCGATGCGGCCGTGGAAGACCGAGCAACTCGGCGGCGGCTATCGGGTGTCCACGTGGGTGGAACGCACCGCGGTGCTGGCCGCCGATGCGATCATTGCGGTCAGCTGCGGCATGCGCGACGACATGCTGCGGGTTTACCCCACGCTGGATCCGAACTCGGTGCACGTGATCCGCAACGGAATCGACACCGACGTGTGGTATCCGGCCGAGCCCGCGGGCACCGAGTCTGTGCTGGCCGAACTCGGAGTCGACCCCCATCGGCCCATGGTGGCGTTCGTCGGACGGATTACCCGGCAAAAAGGCGTTGCTCACCTGCTGGCAGCCGCGCACCGCTTCAGACCGGACATCCAGCTGGTGCTCTGCGCCGGCGCTCCCGACACTCCGGAGATCGCCGATGAAGTGCGATCGGCGGTGGCCGAACTGGCCCGCAACCGCACCGGCGTCTTCTGGATCCGGGACATCCTGCCCATCGGCAAGCTACGCGAAATATTCTCGGCAGCAACAGTTTTCGCATGTCCATCGGTATACGAGCCGTTGGGCATCGTGAACCTGGAGGCGATGGCCTGCGCGACCGCCGTGGTCGCCTCAGACGTCGGCGGGATACCCGAGGTGGTCGCCGACGGAACCACCGGGTCGCTGGTCCATTACGACGCCGCCGACCCATCCGGTTACCAGGCCAGATTGGCCGAGGCGGTCAACGCCCTGGTCGCCGACCCTGCGAGAGCGGAGCGCTACGGCCACGCGGGACGCCAGCGCTGCGTCGAAGAATTCTCGTGGGCGCACATCGCCGAGCAGACGTTAGACATCTACCGGAAGGTGTGCGAGTAA